CAAAAACCGCTTTAAACGAAAAATGTACCGTATCATTAATCGTTCAAAAGTTTCTGATGATAAAACCTACAAGTATTCAGGGCTGGCATTTCTTATTTTTCCTGAGCTTATTGCCCAATTGACCCAAACCGATTACCAAACCTATCTACAAAATCAATTCTACAAACCAATTGGCGCCCATACTTTAGGGTTTAATCCATCCATGAAAGATTTTCCAAATGCAATTGTTCCCACCGAAAATGACACACTATTCCGAAAGGATTTGGTGCAAGGATGGGTTCATGATGAAAATGCCTCACTTTTGGGAGGGGTCTCGGGCAACGCAGGATTGTTTGGCACGGCAGATGACTTGGTCAAAATGATGTTGTTATATCAAAATTATGGACTTCATAATGGAAAACAGATGATATCAAAAGAAACCATGAAAGAGTTTACCAGAATCCAGTTTCCGCAAAACGAAAACAGACGTGGGTTGGGTTTTGACAAACCTTTGATAGGGAATGACACGCTAAGCGTAGCAGACGCTTATCCATCTCCCTTAGCGAGCAAATCCAGTTTTGGTCATTCTGGATTCACAGGAACTTTTGCTTGGGCAGACCCAGAAAACCAATTGGTATTTATTTTTCTTTCCAATAGGGTTTATCCAACAAGAGCGCATCGGAACCTCTACGAACTAAACATAAGAACAACGTTACAGCATATTTTTTATGAAGCCTTCTTACTGAATGGGCCAAAAATTAAATAGGTATTCATTATCTTGTTCGCTCTAGCTATAACCAATGGGACTTCTTTTATTCTACGCATTCATTTCAATTTTCTTTTCATTCCTCTGTTCTATTTTGGAAGCAGTACTCTTGAGCATAACCCCCACGTTTTTAAATCTAAAAAAGCAGGAGGGCAAGGAATACGCAGAGGAGCTGGAACAGTTAAAAAAGGATGTCGACAAGCCTCTAATTGCCATTCTGACTTTAAATACGATTGCCCATACCGTAGGCGCCATCCTCGTGGGCGTTCAGGCCAAAGTAGCTTATGCTGAGCTTTATGGCACCTCAACGTACAACATTTTTGGTATCGAATTTACAGAAGACCTCATGGTAGGTGTCGTATCCACAGTAATGACCATTTTAATTTTGGTGGCATCTGAAATAATTCCAAAAACCATTGGAGCAACATATTGGAAACAATTGGCAAACTTCACCTCCAAAGCCCTTAACATTATGGTCTTCGTACTTAAATGGACAGGTTTATTGTGGTTATTACAATTGTTCACTAGACTAATCGGCAAAAAGGGACATCATGGAAGTGTACTGAGCAGGGAGGATTTTACGGCCATGACAGATATCGCCCATGAGGAAGGTGTTTTCCAGGAATCTGAATCCAAAGTGATAAAAAATCTGTTGAAATTTGATGAAATATTGGCAAAAGATGTCATGACTCCAAGAACCGTCATGAAAATTGCATCAGAAGCGATGACAATCAAAGCCTTTTTTGAAGAGAACAGGCCCCTTCGATTTTCACGTATTCCCCTTTATAAAGAAAGCGTCGATAATATTACGGGCTACTTTTTAAAGGATGAACTCATGGAGGCCATCATCAATAAAAAAGGCAATGAACCTTTAGCGACCATACAAAGGGAAATATTGATCACCAATAGAACCAAACCTATTCCTAACCTATTGGAAAAATTTGTTGAGCAAAAAGAGCATGTATCCCTAGTGGTTGATGAATATGGTTCTGTTAGCGGAATGGTAACCATGGAAGATGTAATCGAAACCTTGCTCGGATTGGAGATAATGGATGAAAGCGATAATGTGGAAGACCTTCAAGTACTGGCAAGAAAGAACTGGGAGAGCAGGGCTAAGCGCTTAGGCATTATTGAAGATAAAAATGAGATAGAGTAATGGAAATAGCTTATTTGCAAACACCTGTAGGTTTGGCAGAGTTTCATGGCGATGAAAATGGGCTTGCTTCTGTATCTGTTTTGAACGAACAAAAACCTATTGGTATAATCCCAGAGGTTTTGGAAGACGTAGTATATCAATTTAAAGAATACTTTGAGGGAACCCGCAAACAATTTGACCTTAAATTGAATCCTACCGGAACCGACTTTCAGAAAAAAGTTTGGGAAGCATTACAACAAATTCCTTATGGGAAAACCGTTTCTTATTTAGAACTTTCCAAAACACTGGGCGATACAAAAGCAATTCGCGCCGTAGCTGCGGCCAATGGTAAAAACCCATTATGGATCGTAGTTCCCTGTCATCGCGTCATTGGGAGCAATGGAGATTTGGTTGGCTATGCCGGTGGACTACACCGAAAAAGGTGGCTATTGGAACACGAGAGCCCCGTAAAGCAAACTTCGCTATTTTAAGAGTTCTTTTTTAATCCCCACAAGTAATCTCACTCAAAGCATTTGCACTGTCAGTCGCATCATTTTTTGAAAATGAATCATTGAAAAGAACAAACTTATCAATAGCATGACCAGAAGATCGCGCCGAAATTTCCATGGTGTACGTACCGGGAGCATCAAACGTTACAAAAATATCATGTGCATCATTATCCGATGTAGATGATTGCCACTTAAAGCTTAAATCATTACCACTCCTATAAATTTTAAACCATCCGTCTTTACTTGAACCTTCTGGAGTAGGTGATTTATCCCTACCAGCCGGATATACGATACTGCCATTTCCTTTTTCACCAAAAAAATCATCGGCGTCATCAAAGCGTAACCAGGTATCGTTATGTTCTGTGCCGTTATTACCTGTTTTTACGGAAGACCTCCAAATAAATTGATAGGTTCCCGTATTGGTTATGCTGATTTTAAAAGTAGTTAGTCCACTCCCAGGATTTCCCAAGGATTGACTCCCCGTCCAAACCATATAGCCTTCCCCAGTATGATCTGTATCCGTGCTTTGTAATTCCCAATCTCCAGAAAACTCCGCATTTTCAAACTCAACGTTTACCAAACCATCCTTTTCATTAAAAACAAAGCTGCCCGGGTCTGAACATTCGCTAACTGTATCTGGTGGGGTTTTTGGTTCTTCAGAACCTTCTTCAGGTATTTCACTTTCCGTCTGACCATCTTCATCAGATGAATCTGAACACGAAACGCTCCATACCAATATGAGCGCCATGGATACATATTTTAAAGTTCTAATGGAAAAATCAATGTTTGGGGATTTCATTATAGTTGATTTGGGGTATGTTAAAAGCAAAAAGTTTATCTCTTTTAATAACGGCATTCCTTATCAATTCTTTTACCGGTTATCGATTAATCCTAAAATATTTATCTTTCCTAAAGATTTTACTTACTTAAAAACAATGCTTTACAAACTTAACCTAGAACATATCCTCTTTTTGGATATAGAAACTGTACCCCAAAAACCAAGCTTCTCAGATTTAGATGAAGATTTTCAAATACTTTGGGAGCAGAAGTCCCAATATCAAAGAAAGGACGAAATAAGCGCCGAAGACTTTTATGAACGTGCAGGGATATGGGCAGAATTTGGAAGGGTGGTCTGTATTTCTGTGGGGTATTTTGTTTTGAAAGGAGAAATTCGAAATTTTAGGGTGACTTCTTTTTATGGAGAAGAGGTTGAATTGCTAAAACAATTTAAACAATTGCTCCAGGACCATTTTAATCAGGCCAGACATTTGCTCTGTGCCCATAATGGTAAGGAATTCGATTTTCCATACATTGCCCGGCGTATGGTCATTAACGGCATGAATCTTCCCTATAAACTGGACCTGTTCGGAAAAAAACCTTGGGAAGTATCACATTTGGATACCATGGAACTTTGGAAATTTGGTGATTACAAACACTATACTTCCCTAAAGCTCCTGGCCCATGTATTGGGCATTCCATCTCCAAAAGAAGACATGGACGGTAGCATGGTCAAAGATGTTTTTTATGAAGAAAATGATTTGGACCGAATTGTTTCGTACTGTGAATTGGATGTGATTACCACGGCACAGGTTTTCCTTAAATTGCGTAACGAAGCATTATTGGAGCAGGAAGAAATTAAAAGAGTATAACTGTCAACTGAAGCAATGTTTTTTGTAGAAGTTTCAACTTTCCAAACTCGGTTGAAACTATTGAGCCTGTTTTGAAAAAGTACCTATGAGAACTATTTAGTTTTTATAAAATTTAGAACTTTTCATTCCTGAGTGATCCTCCACTACCAAAACGTATAGTCCAGATGCCAAATCTGAAACATTGATACGCTCGTCAATGGCACTCCCTTTTTTTACAATATTGCCAGAAGTGGTAACAATGGAATACATGGCATCTTCCGATAGTTTGGCATCTAAAGCTATCCATTCCGTTGCAGGGTTTGGAAAAACCTTTACCGTTAATTCTTCATTAAATCCTAAAGGCTCATAAATCAAAAGTTCTGTTTCCGTACCATTGAATTCAAACTTGACTTCATCAGAAAAATCGGAAACCATATTTTCGGTACAAATAGAGCGAATTCTTGCTGTGTATATAGTTCCAACTTGTAAATTGGTAAGTTCATAATTGTTCTTCCATAGCAACTCATTTTTCCAATTCTCCTCGGTAGAGGCTTTGTACTGAACTTCAAAAAGTGTTTCCTCTGCGTCTGACCAAGCGATGTTTAAAGCATTATCTGATGACGAAAGCAAGGTTACTTCAGATGGTACATCAATAGTACATTTAGAAACTTGGACGCCAGAAACGATAAGCGAAAAATCCTGTAATCCATTTTTTAATCCACCTTTATGGGTAATCGTAATCGTATAGTCGCCTTTTGCATTCGCAACCTCTACCCGTTCAAAGGGATCCACCAAATTATCACCTTTTATGGCAGAATCATTTGCTTTTGCAGGATTCAATTTCCAGGGAAAATAAGTTGAGCCATTTTTTGTAATCCTAATGTCTAGGTCGTTCGTTAACGCAGCTGTCCTGTTATTCAAGTCACCTCTATTGATGTATTCACCTTCGGGGTCTGTCCAAGAAATAGAAGCCATTAATGTTTCTGTTCCATTGGCAGAGACCGTTAAGGAAAATGTATCCCCTTCAGCAAGGCTTTCTTCTTCCATAAGCGTACTGAAACCTTTGTTCTGTAATGTTACGGCAGCGGATTTTACATTTATTACACCCCACCCCATTTTATAGTCTGGTCCTTTTGCACCTACATCATCTGCTGTGTGCAATGCCAATCCTTTAAGTGTTGCCGCTTTCATATAAGTACCGAACAACTCTTCGTGATACTGTTGCAACAACAGAAGGGAACCTGTTACGCCTGGTGCCGCCATAGAAGTGCCAATAGAAGTGTCGTAGCTTGAATTGTTCGTTGAACTTGTGGAAAATATAGAAGACCCATCACCTGCCAAGTCTGGTTTTATTCTACCGTCATCAACTGGACCTAAACTGCTATAGGCTGCAATATGAGCTTCTTTTAGCTCTCCCTTGTTTCCAATTTTAGTATTAGCCCCAGCAATGGTAAGTCCGTTCTTAGATGTACCAAATCCGAGCAATAAATCAAACCCATCTGCGGTTTTTCCAAAACTTGGCGATTCGTTATCATATGATCTTTGAGCATTGCCAGCAGCATTTACCATTAAATAGTATGGAGCATTGTACATGATCTTGTCCCAATCCTGTGAGACTTTAATGTATGATCCAAAATACCAGTCGGGCACTCTGTCGGACTTTATTCCGTAGGAATGGTTGCTCAACAACAGGCCATTAGCTGCAGCTTCTGCCACTTCTATTTTGTCCCTTGTCCAATCGTGCGTTAGTGCTTGTGCGCCATAGGCGACTCCCTTTGCATTGGGACGTATACCTGAGGATATAAGGTTTCCCGTAACCAAAGTGGCATGCAAGCTTACTTCGTTGGTATTGTCCGAATTCTTTGCACGGTCATCAAATTCTTGGTGTGTAGTCAATGCAACTCCCGCATCCCATACACCTACCTGAAGACCGCTACCATTTAGACCCAAGTTTAGGAGTCCATCCTCGTAAAGGGCATTCGCCCTGGATACTTGATGCGAAAAATCATTTAATGTGGTATAAAAAAGTGGAGTGCCATCCGTTCCAATATCTTGTAATGCTATGACTGTACCATCTTGTAACTTCTCAGATTTCTTCCAACCTTTTGTTTTCAGTATTTGATCTATTCTGAATTGTTTGGATTGGTGCTCCACTTCCATTTTAGATACAAAAGAAGAAATGTTATGGTGATCATAACTGGATTTGATGGATTCTATACTGGTTTTTGACTGTCCAGATACAGTTAAAAAACTTAATAATGAAATGATTACGTATAAGTAGTTTCCAGTTGCACAAGTAAGTTTCTTGTAGTACATGCTTAAACAGATTAGGTAAGATTTGGACTACAAAGTTATTTATCAATTCATGATAAATCGATAAAAACACCTGTTATTTCGATGAAATACTACGAATTTAGAAGTGACCTGTTGTGTAAGTGCATTTTTATGTTGCGAAAAAAATTCTTTCTATTGGATTAGTTATTTTCTTTCAACAGAATATAAACAGGAAAGTGATCACTGTAACCTCCAAGATACTTTTTCCCCGCAAATGTTCGGAATGGATTTCCCTTATATTTTTCTTTTCGCTCCTTGAGAAAATTCGGAGCAAATACACTGGCTTTTTTAAACGTATGGGTTCCCTTTTCATAGTTTAAAAAACTGTGTGAAATCAAAATTTGATCAAAAAGACTCCATTTTCCCTTATAATTTGCACTTCCCGTAGAAGGTGAGAGCAGCTTTTGCATTGGGTTCATAAACATGCCCGTCTCCATAAGTGTTTTAATACTTTTGGAATTGGGGTTGTCGTTAAAATCGCCCATTATGATATAATTGGAAACCGCTGTATTAAGACTTTCTATTTTTTGTAGAATCGTGTGGGCGGCTTTTATTCTTTTATAACTTGTTGCAGTGGCACCATCCCTGCGCGATGGCCAATGATTTACAAAAATATGCACCTCTTCTTGGTGCAACCTACCGAGTACATATAGAATGTCGCGGGTAAAATCACGCTCCCCGTTTGAGTTATCCACAATTAAGGGAATCGTATCGGATTCCAAAACAGTAAAGTGTTCTTTATTATAAAGTAAAGCGGTATCTATCCCCCTTTCATCCGGCGAGTCGAAATGTACATACGCATAATCAATATCCTTTAGTGATTTTTCGTGCAGTAGCGTCTGGATAACATTTTTGTTCTCCACTTCGGCCAAACCTATTAAAACCGGAGATGCCCCACTATCTTCCTTTCCTATAGATGCTATAGCTTTGGCTAGCTTTTTGGCTTTTCCAAAATATTTGTCCTCATCCCAATTTCGCATCCCTATTGGAGTAAAATCATCATCAAGGGTATGGGGGTCATCCTTTAGGTCAAAAAAATTCTCAAGATTGTAAAATGCTATGGTAGAATAATCTTCCAGCTGATTCAATGTATATGATGTTAATATGGATTGAAGTTCAATAAAAACACAAAGTACAAAAAAGGCTTTCAAACATTGTTTAGATTTGCATATTAATTGTTTTTAATGCTAGAAAAAAAGAGTATAGATTATGAGAAGGCGGTGCTTATTGGAGTGATCAATAAGGACCAAGATGAGAGCAAGGTCAAAGAATACCTAGATGAACTGGAATTCTTGACCTATACCGCTGGCGGCGAGGTAACCAAAAGATTTACGCAGCGCATAGATGTCCCCAACCCAAAAACCTACATAGGCAGCGGTAAAATGGAAGAGGTAGAGCGGTATGTAAAACAAAACGAGATAGGTTCGGTAATTTTTGATGACGAGCTCTCCCCTGCGCAACAGAACAATATTGAAAAGCTCCTTCGCTGTAAAATATTGGACAGAACAAGTCTTATCCTCGATATTTTTGCACAACGTGCACAGACCAGCTATGCACGCACACAAGTAGAATTGGCCCAGTACGAATATCTTTTGCCTAGGTTAACCGGACTTTGGACACACTTGGAGCGCCAACGTGGGGGTATTGGAATGCGCGGTCCGGGGGAAACGGAGATTGAAACAGATAGAAGGATTGTTCGTGACCGAATCTCACTCTTAAAAAAGAAGCTTGCCAAAATAGACCGGCAAATGGAAACCCAAAGAGGCAACCGAGGTGCGCTAGTAAGAGTAGCTTTGGTAGGGTATACCAATGTGGGCAAATCCACTTTAATGAACGTGATAAGTAAAAGTGAGGTCTTTGCAGAGAATAAGTTGTTTGCCACACTAGATACTACCGTAAGGAAGGTCGTAATTGGCAACCTCCCCTTTTTATTGAGCGATACTGTAGGTTTTATCAGAAAGTTGCCTACGCAATTGGTGGAAAGTTTCAAAAGTACCTTGGACGAGGTACGGGAAGCGGATCTATTGTTACATGTAGTCGATATATCCCACCCTAATTTTGAAGAGCATATCGCATCCGTAAATCAAATCCTGGATGAAATCAAGAGTGCCGACAAAAAAAACATTATGGTCTTTAACAAAATAGACCTTTATAAGCCCGAAACCATTGACGAAGACGACTTGGTCACCGAACGAACCGAAGCTCATTTTACCATTGAAGATTGGAAAAAAACGTGGTACAACAAAATAGGTGATCGCGCGCTGTTCATCTCTGCGCTCAACAAGGAAAATCTTGATGAGTTTAGAAAACGGGTGTACAATGAGGTTCGCGATATTCATGTGACTCGCTTTCCATATAACAATTTTTTATATCCAGAGCATTTGGATGAATATCATTGATTGAAAGGTAATTCTTGTTAAAATAAATACGTTTACAATCCCAGTATTTTTACCTTTCATAACAATTGGTAATTCCCACTTTGGAACATACGCATCTTTTGATCGATAAAACGCAACCATTAACCTGTTCTACCACAACTTTTTGCAGGTTCACAACAAAAGTTTAAGGACAAACCACAGAAATCCTAGATTTATAATGTGTTTAAGTGATAGTGTTACAAACCTAATCTTTCATAAACTTAACCTACTTAGAGCTTGGTTTTTAAAACACCCCAAATTACACATAACCCCATAAAAAAAGCCCCTCGGATCGAGCGGCTTTTTTAGTATAATAATTTCTCTCTTTCTATTAAAACGAATAGCTCAGACCTAAGGTCCAATAGGTTTGTAGTTCGTTGTCAATGGTATCGAAAGTAGCATCGGCATTTGGGGTTGGGGCCAAGTTTACTATATAGTTTAAGGTTTCTTGTTTGTTGTTTCTCAGGCCAAAATCAAACCCTACCCCTATTACTTTCCATAGCGTATATGCAAAGGAATTGGTCCAGGTCCAATTACTCAAATCCCCGTCTTCATAGCTTTGGAACATGGACAGGTTACTTTTAAAATTGATCGCGCCAATTTTCTTGGTGTAATCCGCTACGATCTTGGCACCTGCCGAAGATTCAAAAATGGTATCCTCACTACTAAAGACAAAGTTGTAGTTGAGCGGATGGATCACAACCACCAAATCTTGAATGGGCGTCCATGTGGCACCGACCCCTACGTCCAAATACCCAGGATCGTTAAAGTTGCTCAACAATGTAGTACGATATTCGACCAATCCAGATATGGCAAATTTCTCACTGAGCTTCCTTCCATAGAGCGAAGAAATATTGAATACATCCGTAGCTTCCCTAAAGCTATCATCGTCCGTTGGATCATCTTTATCATCCAATTTCACCCAGGCCAAGTTAACGTTGGCCGCATTGCGCCAAAAGAATTTTTCTTCCTGTAGATTGGCGTAGGCATTGACCGTAAAACCAATATTCCCGGATGAGTTGTTGGGAATTCCCTGGGCAAACCAATTGTTGAATTCAGAGATACTTCCCCCAATGGTTCCAAAAGCCCCTATTTTCCAACCGGGCAAGGCATCTAGCTTGGCCTGTAGGGCATTCACCCGAGCCTGAATAGCAGCAATGGAGTCTTTTTTAGGAGCCATTTCAGACTTTAGCTCTTCTGCTGTTTGTGCGCTACCGGTCAGCATCATAAAAAAGGCTACCGTAGCTAAAAGTAGTTGTTTCATAGTATGGAGTTTAATGTTTAGACCCCAAAAATAAGAAATGTCACTTTTAAAGGTAAAGTTTTGCTCCACTGACTACTGACTCCTAACTTCTGATTCCTGATTCCTGATTTCTGATTTCTGATTTCCAAAAAATAACCTTTCACCCTTTACCCAAAACCCTACACACAACAACTTTTACCCAAAACCCTTCACCCAAAATCCAAAAACCCCCAACCGTCAACCCAAACCCTGCATCCGTCAATTGACATGGGCAACTTGTCCATAATACACCTTTCTTGCGCCAATAACGCAAAACAATAAACCCATGAAAAAAATACGCTTTTCAATTCTGACGATACTATCCGTTGGAATGTTCGCACTCTCCTGTTCCAGTGATGACAATGGAACCACGACCACGCCCGACGACAAGACCAATTCCGCTCCCGTGATCACCAACCAGACCACAACGGCAGAAGTGGACGAAGATGCCAACACTACCCTTACTATCTTTACCGTGATCGCAACCGATGCCGATGCGGAAGATACCCTTACCTTTGAAATCACGGGCGGAAACGGCCAAGGGCTATTCAACATAAATGAGAATGGCCTGATCACCTTGGTAGATGGCAAATACCTTGACTTTGAGACCGTCTCCGAGCACAGCATCACCGTGACCGTCTCCGACGGCAATGGTGGCACGGACCAGATCAGCATACAGATAACCGTGCAGAACGTTATTGAACTGCTTGAGGATCTGGAATCTTTTGTCTTTACTTTGAAGACCACTGTCGCCGACGAGGTCTTCAGCATAACAACATTCGGAGAGGATGTCGATTTCCAAATTGATTGGGGTAACGGACAGGGACAGGAACATAAAATCGGCGAAGGGGAAGTGGGCCTTATCCATCAATACCAAGATCCGGGCACTTACACCGTGGCCTTAAAGGGACAAATGGACCGATTGATCTTTGGAGGACAGGAATCTTTGCAGACTGTGGAGCAATGGGGAAATACGACCTGGAAAAGCATGGATTATATGCTTTATCTGGATAATCTTAATGTTATTATAACTGTAAATGCGAAGGATAAACCCGATCTTGCCCAATGTACATCCATGCTAGGCGCTTTTGTCAATGCAGATTTCAAACAGGATATCAACGATTGGGATGTAAGCAAGGTAACCAACATGTATGGCACCTTTGCTTACAATACCACGTTCAATCAGGATATAAGCGGTTGGGATGTAAGCAAGGTTCAAAATATGTCCGCAATGTTCTATGAGGCCACGGCGTTCGATCAAGATCTGGGAGGTTGGGACATAGGTAATGTTGTAGGCATGGAAGACATGTTCAGTGACTCCGGGATGTCCGCCCCTAACTTTTCCAATACGCTTATTGGGTGGTCCGAACTAGATGGGGTACAGCCAGATGTAACATTGGGTGCAGATGGAGTAGATCTCTGCGAAGGTGACGGGTTCAACGCTTATACAGCCCTTTCAGCTAATCCACACTGGATTATTACTTATAGGAATATCGTTCCCTGTAATTAAACTTAGTTTTTAATACAATGGGCCACCGGGGAACTTTACGTTTTTTGGTGGTCTTTTGGTTTGGAGTCAGTGATCAGATGTCCGATGTCCGATGTCCGATGTCCGATGTCCGATGTCCGATGTCCGATGTCCGATGTCTGATGTCTGATGTCTGATGTCTGATGTCTGAAAAATAAAATTCGAAGTGAAGGACCTAGACCAAAAAGGACAAGAGCGGTTATTTTTTTTTCTTGTACAACGGCACCGAAGAACAGGCCTCCCCGTACATGACGCTCTTGGCCACTTGCTGTATTTTGGTGATGGCCATTAGATAAGCGTTTTGGGGAACAGGTTTGTTGGAACACCCTTTAATGATAACGGGCTTATCTGCAAAAGAACTCACATCCAGTTTTTCCAATTTTTCCTGGTAAAGGGATGTCTCTAAAGTTTCCAGATCACCGACCATTACTTTTTTGGCGAAGGGGTTTAATTTTGCGGTCACCAACATAAAGGCCCAACCGGGCACAATGGCATCCGAAGAACAGGTCAACGCCATATAATTGTCTTGGTACACGGCCCAGTCGACTGCTTCCAAATAGCTTCTAAACTCTTTTTCCCTAAGAATAAAACCTTCGTACAGCCAATCCTTAATATCAAGAACGGTACGCTTCCCTTCAGGATAGAGTTCTTCAAGGTCGAAGGTGATCAGTTTGCTCTGTGCTACTCTGTTTACTATTTCAGACATAAGATTTGAGATTTGAGTATTGAGACTAAGTACTCAATACTAAGTTCTAACATCTATTTTACAACATCCCCAGCTCCAATTTGGCCTCTTCGCTCATCAGTTCTTGGGTCCAAGGGGGATCAAAGGTGATCTCTACCTCAACATCTTTCAAAGCATCCAATGACTTTACCTTTTCTTCCACTTCGACCGGTAATGTTTCGGCCACGGGGCAGTTTGGTGAGGTAAGCGTCATCAATATTTTTGCATCGTACTCTTCGTTGATAAACACATCGTATATCAGCCCCAACTCATAAATATCAACGGGTATCTCAGGGTCATAGATGGTTTTTAGGACCCTAACTATCTTTTCGCCCAATTCGGCGGTATCTATTGTTGTAATTTCTTCACTCATTTTTGTCTTAATTCAATTGTGTTTGATACGCCACTGCGTATAGTTTCAACTGTTTTATCATACTTACCAATCCATTTGCCCTAGTGGGGGACAAATGTTCCTTAAGCCCTATTTCATCTATAAACTGTGTGCTGGCATCAATAATTTCCTGAGGTTTTTGATTGCTAAAGGCACGTATTAAAATCGCAATGATTCCTTTGGTGATGATTGCATCGCTATCGGCGGTAAAGACCAATTTATCTTCTTCCAGTTCGGCATGCAC
The nucleotide sequence above comes from Flagellimonas sp. HMM57. Encoded proteins:
- a CDS encoding S8 family serine peptidase, translating into MYYKKLTCATGNYLYVIISLLSFLTVSGQSKTSIESIKSSYDHHNISSFVSKMEVEHQSKQFRIDQILKTKGWKKSEKLQDGTVIALQDIGTDGTPLFYTTLNDFSHQVSRANALYEDGLLNLGLNGSGLQVGVWDAGVALTTHQEFDDRAKNSDNTNEVSLHATLVTGNLISSGIRPNAKGVAYGAQALTHDWTRDKIEVAEAAANGLLLSNHSYGIKSDRVPDWYFGSYIKVSQDWDKIMYNAPYYLMVNAAGNAQRSYDNESPSFGKTADGFDLLLGFGTSKNGLTIAGANTKIGNKGELKEAHIAAYSSLGPVDDGRIKPDLAGDGSSIFSTSSTNNSSYDTSIGTSMAAPGVTGSLLLLQQYHEELFGTYMKAATLKGLALHTADDVGAKGPDYKMGWGVINVKSAAVTLQNKGFSTLMEEESLAEGDTFSLTVSANGTETLMASISWTDPEGEYINRGDLNNRTAALTNDLDIRITKNGSTYFPWKLNPAKANDSAIKGDNLVDPFERVEVANAKGDYTITITHKGGLKNGLQDFSLIVSGVQVSKCTIDVPSEVTLLSSSDNALNIAWSDAEETLFEVQYKASTEENWKNELLWKNNYELTNLQVGTIYTARIRSICTENMVSDFSDEVKFEFNGTETELLIYEPLGFNEELTVKVFPNPATEWIALDAKLSEDAMYSIVTTSGNIVKKGSAIDERINVSDLASGLYVLVVEDHSGMKSSKFYKN
- a CDS encoding serine hydrolase, whose translation is MKTLFLAILSIFLLIWNAQAQQLSKDRILSKPSFDSISVAFKVDSIMTNGIQNHAFPGAQVLVAKNNEVIFHKAYGYHTYDSIQKVSLTDVYDLASVTKITAPLPALMKLVDEKKLKLDVPFSAYWKPWRNRKTKKSITLREILSHQAGLTPYIVFLSKVMQNGKLKKRFIKTSTSKKFQKQAYPNIYIKNRFKRKMYRIINRSKVSDDKTYKYSGLAFLIFPELIAQLTQTDYQTYLQNQFYKPIGAHTLGFNPSMKDFPNAIVPTENDTLFRKDLVQGWVHDENASLLGGVSGNAGLFGTADDLVKMMLLYQNYGLHNGKQMISKETMKEFTRIQFPQNENRRGLGFDKPLIGNDTLSVADAYPSPLASKSSFGHSGFTGTFAWADPENQLVFIFLSNRVYPTRAHRNLYELNIRTTLQHIFYEAFLLNGPKIK
- a CDS encoding 3'-5' exonuclease, which translates into the protein MLYKLNLEHILFLDIETVPQKPSFSDLDEDFQILWEQKSQYQRKDEISAEDFYERAGIWAEFGRVVCISVGYFVLKGEIRNFRVTSFYGEEVELLKQFKQLLQDHFNQARHLLCAHNGKEFDFPYIARRMVINGMNLPYKLDLFGKKPWEVSHLDTMELWKFGDYKHYTSLKLLAHVLGIPSPKEDMDGSMVKDVFYEENDLDRIVSYCELDVITTAQVFLKLRNEALLEQEEIKRV
- a CDS encoding endonuclease; protein product: MKAFFVLCVFIELQSILTSYTLNQLEDYSTIAFYNLENFFDLKDDPHTLDDDFTPIGMRNWDEDKYFGKAKKLAKAIASIGKEDSGASPVLIGLAEVENKNVIQTLLHEKSLKDIDYAYVHFDSPDERGIDTALLYNKEHFTVLESDTIPLIVDNSNGERDFTRDILYVLGRLHQEEVHIFVNHWPSRRDGATATSYKRIKAAHTILQKIESLNTAVSNYIIMGDFNDNPNSKSIKTLMETGMFMNPMQKLLSPSTGSANYKGKWSLFDQILISHSFLNYEKGTHTFKKASVFAPNFLKERKEKYKGNPFRTFAGKKYLGGYSDHFPVYILLKENN
- a CDS encoding CNNM domain-containing protein, encoding MGLLLFYAFISIFFSFLCSILEAVLLSITPTFLNLKKQEGKEYAEELEQLKKDVDKPLIAILTLNTIAHTVGAILVGVQAKVAYAELYGTSTYNIFGIEFTEDLMVGVVSTVMTILILVASEIIPKTIGATYWKQLANFTSKALNIMVFVLKWTGLLWLLQLFTRLIGKKGHHGSVLSREDFTAMTDIAHEEGVFQESESKVIKNLLKFDEILAKDVMTPRTVMKIASEAMTIKAFFEENRPLRFSRIPLYKESVDNITGYFLKDELMEAIINKKGNEPLATIQREILITNRTKPIPNLLEKFVEQKEHVSLVVDEYGSVSGMVTMEDVIETLLGLEIMDESDNVEDLQVLARKNWESRAKRLGIIEDKNEIE
- the hflX gene encoding GTPase HflX; translated protein: MLEKKSIDYEKAVLIGVINKDQDESKVKEYLDELEFLTYTAGGEVTKRFTQRIDVPNPKTYIGSGKMEEVERYVKQNEIGSVIFDDELSPAQQNNIEKLLRCKILDRTSLILDIFAQRAQTSYARTQVELAQYEYLLPRLTGLWTHLERQRGGIGMRGPGETEIETDRRIVRDRISLLKKKLAKIDRQMETQRGNRGALVRVALVGYTNVGKSTLMNVISKSEVFAENKLFATLDTTVRKVVIGNLPFLLSDTVGFIRKLPTQLVESFKSTLDEVREADLLLHVVDISHPNFEEHIASVNQILDEIKSADKKNIMVFNKIDLYKPETIDEDDLVTERTEAHFTIEDWKKTWYNKIGDRALFISALNKENLDEFRKRVYNEVRDIHVTRFPYNNFLYPEHLDEYH
- a CDS encoding methylated-DNA--[protein]-cysteine S-methyltransferase, producing MEIAYLQTPVGLAEFHGDENGLASVSVLNEQKPIGIIPEVLEDVVYQFKEYFEGTRKQFDLKLNPTGTDFQKKVWEALQQIPYGKTVSYLELSKTLGDTKAIRAVAAANGKNPLWIVVPCHRVIGSNGDLVGYAGGLHRKRWLLEHESPVKQTSLF